A DNA window from Daucus carota subsp. sativus chromosome 3, DH1 v3.0, whole genome shotgun sequence contains the following coding sequences:
- the LOC108211305 gene encoding zinc finger protein CONSTANS-LIKE 9, with protein sequence MGYMCDFCGEERSMVYCQSDAACLCLSCDRTVHSANPLSRRHPRTLICERCNLQPAFVRCVEESSSLCQNCDWVAHVNASGHKREAVKCYSGCPSANELSNIWSFLLDLPSALASTCEQGLSSMSIADDSLTNANAPARSNKDKGLSISVTDLQNVNSSKDWKSPSTPQLDEKFVHQQSVFTKPTSSKSGADELELYEDDFHEDFNMDELDSNIERCEELFGVGNNDPQQFFDNSGIDGLFEMKGMTGANTISPSAYVAEGSLIGLENVMKPTGSNASCADFMMSCKTNPSGCFGRQLSNISFSGVAGENINASDDQIADASAMLLMGEPPPWCSQGSESSLTSDTRNSAVQRYKEKKKTRKFDKRVRYETRKARADVRKRVKGRFIKAGDAFDYDPMTKT encoded by the exons ATGGGTTATATGTGTGATTTTTGCGGGGAAGAAAGATCAATGGTGTACTGTCAATCTGATGCAGCCTGCCTATGCTTATCATGTGACCGTACTGTTCATTCAGCCAATCCGCTTTCACGACGACATCCAAGGACACTTATATGTGAAAGGTGCAACTTGCAACCTGCATTTGTTAGATGTGTAGAGGAAAGCTCATCGCTTTGTCAAAATTGCGATTGGGTTGCCCATGTTAATGCTTCTGGACATAAGAGGGAAGCAGTTAAATGCTACTCAGGCTGCCCTTCGGCTAATGAACTTTCAAATATCTGGTCATTTCTCTTGGATCttccttcagctcttgcatctACTTGTGAGCAAGGATTGAGTTCAATGAGCATCGCTGATGACAGCCTCACCAATGCTAACGCCCCTGCAAGAAGCAATAAAGATAAAGGTTTATCTATCAGTGTGACTGATCTCCAGAATGTAAATAGCTCAAAAGATTGGAAGTCACCCTCAACGCCTCAACTTGACGAAAAATTTGTACATCAGCAGAGCGTATTCACAAAACCGACATCATCAAAG AGTGGAGCGGACGAGCTTGAACTATATGAAGATGACTTCCATGAGGACTTTAATATGGATGAACTTGATTCGAATATTGAGAGATGTGAAGAACTATTTGGTGTGGGTAACAATGATCCGCAGCAATTTTTTGATAACAGCGGGATTGATGGCTTGTTTGAGATGAAAGGAATGACCGGTGCCAATACCATCTCCCCGAGCGCTTATGTTGCCGAG GGCTCATTGATTGGTCTGGAAAATGTAATGAAGCCTACAGGCAGCAATGCATCATGTGCTGATTTCATGATGAGCTGCAAAACCAACCCAAGTGGTTGCTTTGGAAGGCAACTCTCCAATATCTCTTTTTCTGGTGTCGCTGGAGAGAACATTAATGCTAGTGATGATCAAATTGCTGATGCCTCTGCAATGCTTCTCATGGGAGAGCCACCACCATGGTGCTCCCAGGGTTCTGAAAGTTCCTTAACCTCTGATACGAGGAATAGTGCTGTACAGCGTTACAAGGAAAAGAAGAAAACGCGCAA ATTTGATAAGAGAGTAAGGTATGAAACACGCAAGGCAAGGGCAGATGTAAGAAAGCGTGTGAAGGGGCGGTTTATTAAGGCTGGCGATGCTTTCGATTATGACCCTATGACCAAAACTTGA